The following coding sequences lie in one Calditrichota bacterium genomic window:
- a CDS encoding glycosyltransferase family 2 protein, with protein sequence MSDFSAKLSAIIVTFNNASALQATLSSLVENVSFRPLEIILIDNRSTDETLDIIRSFARKASTKDVRILFRLNKKNRGFTHAVNQGLRHATGELILFLNPDVQLAKNSVEQMVELLTVQPDVGIVAPQLLFPNGRIQPSCRHFPRYRDVIFELTGLSRLFSRSKFFNYWKMGYFPHNRIRRVDQPQGACLLTTRSIVNRIGPWDERFFLFFSDVDWCRRVKRIRKKIYFYPEAKAIHKKGDSVYRHRIKSLFYSHRDFIKYFWKYNRKVWQFPFNLGMTLLLLIAGAIRIMLALPGTLFRNRKN encoded by the coding sequence TTGAGTGATTTTTCTGCAAAACTATCCGCAATTATCGTCACGTTCAACAACGCATCAGCTCTCCAGGCCACCCTTTCTTCTCTTGTGGAAAATGTCTCATTTCGCCCGCTGGAAATCATTCTTATCGATAACCGCTCCACTGACGAAACTCTGGACATCATCCGCTCATTTGCCCGAAAGGCAAGCACAAAAGACGTTCGTATTTTGTTCCGCTTGAACAAGAAAAACCGGGGCTTTACACATGCTGTGAACCAGGGCCTTCGGCATGCCACGGGCGAGCTTATTTTGTTCCTGAATCCCGATGTTCAGCTCGCAAAAAATTCGGTTGAACAAATGGTGGAGCTTTTAACCGTTCAACCGGACGTGGGGATTGTTGCCCCTCAATTGCTTTTTCCAAACGGGCGCATTCAACCTTCCTGCCGGCACTTTCCCCGCTACCGGGATGTAATTTTCGAACTTACCGGCCTGAGCCGATTGTTCAGTCGAAGCAAGTTTTTCAATTACTGGAAGATGGGCTATTTCCCCCACAACCGCATTCGCCGGGTAGACCAGCCTCAGGGAGCGTGTCTGCTCACTACCCGCTCGATCGTAAACAGGATCGGTCCGTGGGACGAACGCTTTTTTCTTTTTTTTAGCGATGTGGATTGGTGCCGGCGGGTCAAGCGGATCCGGAAGAAAATTTATTTCTATCCGGAAGCCAAAGCGATTCATAAAAAAGGGGATTCCGTTTATCGGCATCGAATCAAATCGTTGTTTTACTCCCACCGTGATTTTATCAAATATTTCTGGAAATACAACCGAAAAGTCTGGCAGTTTCCGTTTAACCTGGGAATGACTCTTTTGCTTTTGATCGCAGGTGCCATCCGGATAATGCTGGCCCTGCCTGGAACACTTTTTCGGAACAGGAAGAATTAA
- a CDS encoding aminopeptidase P family protein, with protein MTARQGLQGLVITNPVNVRYLTGFTGSSGIAFISDEQAAFVTDFRYLDQAGEEVQNFSIFISTRTLFDTLKEKKLIDSGAKIGFEADHLPYSLYSSLKNLFPQTKFVPTEKLVERLAIQKDETEIVHLKQAAQIATDALTKTLPHLKIGSRERDFSAELSCQVRLLGAERDAFEPIVASGWRSALPHGLASDKVIDDGDFVVIDFGAVYHGYSSDMTRTVAMGKASPNMKRIYQIVKDAQQKAIDSARAGISCHALDQIAREYIHQKGFGPYFGHSLGHGLGLDVHSLPRVGAGSETILQENTVITIEPGIYIPNVGGVRIEDDILIQKDGCEVLTHFPKELLEIE; from the coding sequence ATGACAGCCCGGCAAGGTTTACAGGGGTTGGTAATTACAAACCCGGTTAACGTCCGGTACCTGACCGGGTTCACCGGCTCAAGCGGAATCGCCTTTATTTCGGACGAACAGGCGGCCTTCGTAACCGATTTTCGTTATCTGGATCAGGCAGGCGAGGAAGTTCAAAACTTTTCTATTTTTATCAGCACCCGCACGCTGTTTGATACACTTAAAGAAAAAAAACTGATCGATTCCGGGGCAAAAATCGGTTTTGAAGCAGACCATCTTCCCTACTCGCTTTATTCCTCGCTAAAGAATCTCTTCCCGCAAACAAAATTTGTGCCTACCGAAAAACTCGTGGAACGCCTGGCCATTCAAAAGGATGAAACCGAAATCGTCCATCTAAAACAGGCGGCCCAAATCGCCACCGACGCGCTGACAAAAACACTTCCCCATCTAAAAATCGGATCACGGGAACGTGATTTCTCGGCGGAATTGAGCTGTCAGGTGCGCCTTCTGGGGGCTGAAAGAGATGCCTTTGAACCCATTGTTGCCAGCGGCTGGCGCTCGGCACTGCCGCACGGACTGGCGTCAGACAAGGTAATTGATGACGGTGATTTCGTGGTGATTGATTTTGGAGCCGTCTACCACGGCTATTCCAGCGACATGACCCGAACGGTCGCCATGGGTAAGGCGTCGCCAAACATGAAACGCATCTACCAGATTGTAAAAGATGCCCAGCAAAAGGCTATCGATTCTGCACGGGCCGGAATAAGCTGCCATGCATTGGACCAAATCGCCCGGGAATACATCCACCAAAAAGGATTCGGTCCCTATTTTGGGCACAGTCTGGGACACGGGCTGGGTCTGGATGTGCATTCCCTTCCCCGTGTGGGGGCCGGTTCAGAAACCATTCTGCAAGAAAACACCGTCATTACCATTGAGCCCGGAATTTATATTCCCAATGTGGGCGGCGTCCGTATTGAAGACGACATTCTGATTCAAAAAGACGGATGTGAGGTGTTGACCCATTTTCCGAAGGAGCTGCTGGAGATTGAGTGA
- a CDS encoding tetratricopeptide repeat protein, with amino-acid sequence MPGIEELEQLQEILHNNPESYSFARLADRYLENEDAYRAVQICEDGLKQHPHYVNGHFIYAKALLAIEELDRAETELKRVLLYDPKHLGARYYLAQIARSRGWTQNYLTELETILSIDPLFERASTLLQSVQEELKETKGPLHEKSEQTPQPESKEESFPVEETASPTLPSDDQELTKMVAEHLSEAEEVEETPLPPGEERPEEEPARASEEVETPPVEEPPKDEKEEFDYILDEIFEDEVLSGETETREELTEEDLSSAIHKRVESLDESDEESQEFFTEEEKEFINQEPPAVETALSEEVPPAPESAEEPPAEEISTVEETEPEETPLSEDETTEAPPPQPEPDVYEIAEEHRGTTAIVTPTLGEIYAAQGHYSKAIGVYEILLKKDPDNQTYKDKIAYLRGKLAEEQGKSGD; translated from the coding sequence ATGCCAGGTATTGAAGAATTGGAACAACTCCAGGAAATCCTCCACAATAACCCTGAATCTTATAGTTTTGCCCGTCTTGCTGACCGCTATCTTGAAAACGAGGATGCCTATCGGGCGGTGCAAATCTGCGAGGACGGTCTTAAACAGCATCCCCATTACGTGAATGGTCATTTCATCTACGCCAAGGCCCTGCTGGCAATTGAAGAACTGGATCGGGCCGAAACGGAGTTGAAACGGGTGCTGCTTTACGACCCCAAACATCTGGGAGCACGGTATTACCTGGCTCAAATTGCCCGTTCGCGCGGCTGGACCCAAAATTACCTGACGGAATTGGAGACCATTCTTTCGATTGATCCGCTTTTCGAGCGTGCCAGCACGCTGCTACAATCTGTTCAGGAAGAATTAAAAGAAACAAAAGGTCCTCTGCATGAAAAATCGGAGCAGACACCTCAGCCTGAATCCAAGGAAGAAAGCTTTCCTGTTGAAGAAACAGCTTCCCCAACGCTTCCGAGTGATGACCAGGAACTGACCAAAATGGTGGCCGAACATCTTAGCGAAGCCGAGGAAGTCGAAGAAACACCACTTCCTCCAGGAGAAGAACGCCCCGAAGAAGAGCCCGCACGTGCTTCGGAAGAGGTTGAAACACCCCCCGTGGAGGAGCCCCCAAAGGATGAAAAAGAAGAATTTGATTATATTCTGGATGAAATCTTTGAAGACGAGGTCCTGAGCGGAGAAACGGAAACCCGCGAGGAGCTTACAGAAGAGGATTTGTCGTCTGCCATTCACAAACGAGTGGAATCCCTGGATGAAAGTGATGAGGAATCGCAAGAGTTCTTTACGGAAGAGGAAAAAGAATTCATAAATCAGGAACCGCCGGCCGTGGAAACGGCTTTATCGGAAGAAGTCCCCCCCGCACCCGAATCCGCTGAAGAGCCTCCGGCAGAAGAAATTTCAACCGTAGAGGAAACGGAACCTGAAGAGACTCCTCTTTCAGAGGATGAAACAACCGAAGCGCCTCCGCCTCAGCCGGAACCAGACGTTTACGAAATAGCCGAAGAACATCGGGGAACCACCGCAATTGTAACGCCAACACTGGGAGAAATTTATGCGGCGCAGGGACACTATTCGAAAGCAATTGGTGTCTACGAAATCCTGTTGAAAAAGGACCCCGACAACCAAACCTACAAAGACAAAATTGCCTATCTGCGAGGCAAACTTGCCGAGGAACAGGGGAAAAGCGGAGACTAA
- a CDS encoding sigma-54-dependent Fis family transcriptional regulator — protein sequence MVDQTGHSGNFASDDMGIIGISPVIQQIRATIQQVAPTTIPVLILGESGSGKELVARAIHEHSPRKDKPLIVVNCGAIPEGIFESELFGHQRGAFTGAVDSRKGYFELADGGTLFLDEIGEMPQEAQVKVLRVLEDKEFLRVGGSTPHKVDVRIVAATNRDLASAVKNGEFRLDLYYRINAIKIVVPPLRERKEDIPVLAKHFAKEFCVENHIDFKGFTPEGIKAMQEYLWPGNIRELKNFVQTAIVLERGNPITREVVYKHLGQQEPLDRNLPVPLNMPADKAERELIYRVLLELRSEIAQIKDFLLAHMPATQKAAVPHPLPPWNSPIQATKIPAEDITVIHETNDKIPSLEKAERDLILRALEKTNWNKRKAAKLLDISERTLYRKIKDYGFDSSEDDH from the coding sequence ATGGTAGATCAGACCGGACATTCGGGAAATTTTGCTTCGGACGACATGGGAATTATCGGTATTTCCCCCGTCATTCAACAAATCCGGGCAACCATTCAGCAGGTAGCTCCCACCACAATTCCTGTGCTTATTCTGGGCGAAAGCGGCTCCGGAAAGGAGTTGGTTGCGCGCGCTATTCACGAACACAGTCCTCGAAAAGACAAGCCCCTTATTGTGGTCAACTGCGGAGCCATTCCTGAAGGAATCTTCGAAAGTGAATTGTTCGGGCACCAGCGCGGGGCCTTTACCGGCGCCGTGGATTCTCGAAAGGGCTATTTTGAACTGGCTGACGGCGGTACACTTTTTCTGGATGAAATCGGGGAAATGCCGCAGGAAGCGCAGGTAAAGGTGCTACGGGTTCTGGAGGATAAGGAGTTCCTTCGGGTGGGGGGCAGTACTCCTCACAAGGTAGACGTACGCATTGTGGCTGCCACCAATCGGGATCTGGCATCGGCCGTCAAAAACGGGGAGTTCCGGCTGGACCTGTATTATCGAATTAATGCCATCAAAATCGTGGTGCCTCCCCTTCGGGAACGAAAAGAAGACATTCCTGTGCTGGCAAAACACTTTGCCAAAGAGTTCTGCGTTGAAAACCACATCGACTTTAAAGGGTTTACTCCCGAAGGAATCAAGGCCATGCAGGAATACCTGTGGCCCGGAAATATCCGGGAGCTCAAAAATTTTGTTCAAACCGCCATCGTGCTGGAGCGCGGAAATCCCATTACCCGCGAGGTCGTTTACAAGCATCTGGGACAACAGGAGCCCCTGGACCGCAATCTGCCCGTACCGTTAAACATGCCCGCTGACAAGGCCGAACGGGAGCTCATTTACCGGGTCCTCCTGGAGCTTCGTTCCGAAATCGCTCAGATCAAGGATTTTCTGCTGGCACACATGCCTGCAACACAAAAGGCCGCCGTCCCGCACCCGCTCCCTCCCTGGAACAGCCCAATTCAGGCCACAAAAATCCCGGCTGAAGATATCACCGTTATTCACGAAACAAACGATAAAATTCCCTCTCTCGAAAAAGCCGAGCGGGATTTAATTCTGCGGGCGCTTGAAAAAACCAATTGGAATAAGCGAAAGGCGGCGAAACTTCTGGATATCAGTGAACGGACTCTTTACCGAAAAATTAAGGACTACGGCTTTGACTCGTCTGAAGATGATCATTAA
- a CDS encoding ribonuclease Z: MKWHVLGSASGLTVPNRFHSAYLLENKGKFLLIDAGDGVSYTLARQKKSPLAIESVLISHTHPDHVGGLPLLLQFMMMSGRKAPLDIFLPAFYKDFFVEQLYRFYIFPETWPFPIHIHTLEQSLLFWDSLQVTSFPTRHLSGVAETARRHGVGIESYGFRFQVGSRILVFTSDIQSVQAVSPHIQTADWLFIEGAHTSPDEICQFAVEKNIPHVRITHVPPELEKQDSTLAALAMKYGITDLKITFDGDVIEW; this comes from the coding sequence ATGAAATGGCACGTTCTGGGTTCGGCTTCCGGGCTGACCGTTCCGAACCGTTTCCATTCAGCCTATTTGTTGGAGAACAAGGGGAAATTCCTGCTGATTGATGCCGGTGACGGCGTCAGCTATACGCTGGCACGCCAGAAAAAATCACCCCTGGCAATTGAGTCTGTTCTCATTTCCCACACACACCCGGATCATGTTGGCGGGCTTCCCTTGTTGCTTCAGTTTATGATGATGTCCGGAAGAAAAGCACCACTGGATATTTTTCTGCCCGCCTTTTACAAAGATTTTTTCGTGGAGCAGCTGTATCGATTTTACATTTTCCCGGAAACATGGCCGTTCCCCATTCACATCCACACCCTTGAACAATCACTTCTCTTCTGGGATTCCCTGCAGGTAACGTCCTTTCCCACCCGTCATTTGTCCGGCGTAGCCGAAACCGCCCGCCGACACGGCGTGGGAATCGAAAGCTATGGCTTTCGCTTCCAGGTAGGTTCCCGAATCCTTGTTTTCACCTCTGACATCCAGTCGGTTCAGGCCGTCTCTCCCCATATCCAGACGGCTGACTGGCTGTTTATCGAGGGAGCGCACACCTCCCCGGATGAAATCTGCCAATTTGCGGTGGAGAAAAATATTCCCCACGTACGAATCACCCACGTGCCGCCCGAATTGGAGAAACAGGATTCCACCCTGGCTGCGCTGGCGATGAAATATGGAATAACCGATCTAAAAATCACGTTCGACGGAGATGTGATCGAATGGTAG
- a CDS encoding SDR family oxidoreductase, producing the protein MKVLVTGGAGFIGSNIVDALISAGHKVVVVDNLYMGRLKNLNPKAKFYLLDLRADELEKVFALEKFDAVFHEAAQMDVRRSVENPIFDAEVNVLGTLNVLQNSVKNGVKKIIFASTGGAIYGEQDYFPADENHPNRPVSPYGITKLTVEKYLYFYKLTYGLQHVILRYANVYGPRQNPHGEAGVVAIFIEKMLLGEQPIINGDGTQTRDFVFVDDVVRANLLALDYPESDVFNVGTAIETDVNTIFRELNTIIGKNIPETHGPAKEGEQQRSVIDYSKTKKLLGWEPKVSLQEGLRKTVDYFKNYEV; encoded by the coding sequence ATGAAGGTATTAGTTACCGGAGGAGCGGGTTTTATCGGATCCAATATTGTTGATGCACTTATTTCTGCCGGTCACAAGGTAGTGGTAGTAGACAATCTCTACATGGGGCGCCTGAAGAATCTCAATCCCAAAGCAAAATTCTATTTGTTGGATCTGCGTGCAGACGAATTGGAAAAGGTGTTTGCTCTGGAAAAGTTTGATGCGGTTTTCCATGAGGCGGCCCAGATGGATGTCCGGCGTTCCGTGGAAAACCCGATCTTCGATGCTGAGGTCAATGTGTTGGGAACACTCAATGTCCTGCAGAATTCCGTAAAGAATGGGGTTAAAAAGATTATTTTTGCTTCAACAGGAGGCGCCATTTATGGCGAACAGGATTATTTTCCGGCGGATGAAAATCACCCCAATCGTCCGGTGTCTCCTTACGGAATTACAAAGCTGACCGTCGAAAAATATCTGTATTTCTACAAATTGACCTACGGTTTGCAGCATGTCATTCTCCGTTATGCCAATGTTTACGGGCCCCGGCAAAATCCGCACGGCGAGGCGGGTGTTGTGGCCATTTTTATTGAAAAAATGCTTCTGGGCGAACAACCGATTATTAACGGGGACGGCACCCAAACGCGGGATTTTGTCTTTGTCGATGATGTCGTTCGCGCCAATCTTCTGGCGCTGGACTACCCCGAATCGGACGTTTTTAATGTGGGCACGGCCATCGAAACCGATGTCAACACCATTTTCCGTGAACTCAACACGATTATCGGTAAGAACATTCCCGAAACTCACGGTCCTGCCAAAGAGGGGGAACAGCAGCGAAGCGTGATTGATTATTCAAAAACGAAGAAACTTTTGGGATGGGAGCCCAAGGTCTCGTTGCAGGAAGGGCTGCGAAAAACCGTGGATTATTTCAAAAATTACGAGGTGTAA
- a CDS encoding UPF0182 family protein codes for MKSKSLIAVLISVTIAALIFLALFAKYYGDWLWFKNLGYASVFMTMFWAKIGAFLLFFVIFALFAWLNIAIARKLGKHTRSMQLVAPDQPLPSLDSLFKEKYAKYAWGAIILFFSIIMGLGAVSSWETFLKFLHSTSFGISDPIFSKDVGFYIFKLPLYKFIQGWYLYMLFLVFMGVGLSYYFDQSISLIENRFYIYPKAKYHLAVLGGFFFLGIAVVYRLKLYSMLYSTRGVAYGASYTDVHAQIPGYWILLVLTLIAALFLFLTPMIKKWKWVTITFGAYFLLLIGLLWIYPGLIQQYVVRPNELAKEKPYIESNISFTRLAYGLNKVEEKIFPADQGITYKDIQNNDNTIRNIRLWDRRPLIQTYKQLQEIRLYYDFKNVDVDRYQFDKYTEVALAARELPPSQIPSRARTWVNIHLIYTHGFGAVMSPVNKVTPNGMPDFIIKNIPSQSSVSLKIRTPQIYYGEETDEYALVNTKTKEFDYPKGNENVYTSYSGNGGVRISSLLRRAVYAWNFSDIKILLTSSLTKESRIIFNRIITNRDQTIAPFLAYDSDPYLVIGDDGKLYWIHDAYTTSNMFPYSEPVSQLNAQRGLNYIRNSVKVVIDAYNGDVTYYVIDPKDPLIQTYKKIFPKLFRPFADMPDFLKKHIRYPSDIFLIQTQIYNTYHMTDPQVFYNREDYWNIPTEIYQENKQLMFPYYIIMKLPDHSSEEFILMLPLTPSKKDNMVAWMCAQCDAPNYGKMIVYALPKEKLIYGPMQIEARINQKPDISSELTLWGQKGSRVIRGNLLVIPIEKSFIYVEPVYLQSEQSQMPELKRVIVAFNQQLQMRTTLDQALQAVFLGENISPAQTKNILQGRQPIAALSSKAQQALDIYNRAVGYLKQGNWAAYGQELNQLKQILKDMAQKK; via the coding sequence ATGAAATCGAAGTCTCTGATTGCGGTTTTAATATCCGTTACGATTGCCGCGCTCATTTTTCTGGCCCTTTTTGCCAAATACTACGGGGATTGGCTGTGGTTTAAAAATCTCGGCTATGCCAGTGTTTTTATGACCATGTTCTGGGCAAAAATTGGTGCATTCCTTTTGTTTTTTGTTATTTTCGCCTTGTTTGCCTGGCTCAACATTGCCATTGCCCGAAAACTGGGAAAGCATACCCGCTCCATGCAGCTGGTCGCGCCGGATCAACCCCTTCCCTCTCTTGACAGTCTTTTCAAGGAAAAATACGCCAAATATGCCTGGGGTGCGATTATTCTATTTTTTTCCATTATTATGGGTTTGGGCGCCGTGAGTTCATGGGAAACATTCCTGAAATTTTTGCATTCCACCAGTTTCGGTATTTCCGATCCGATTTTTTCAAAGGATGTTGGATTCTATATTTTTAAACTTCCCCTGTATAAATTTATTCAGGGCTGGTACCTGTACATGCTTTTTCTTGTCTTCATGGGAGTTGGACTGTCCTACTACTTTGATCAGTCCATCAGTCTGATTGAAAATCGATTTTATATTTACCCAAAGGCAAAATACCACTTGGCCGTTTTGGGCGGATTTTTCTTCCTGGGAATTGCCGTGGTCTACCGCCTGAAATTATACAGCATGCTTTATTCAACACGTGGCGTAGCCTACGGAGCCAGTTATACCGATGTTCATGCACAAATTCCGGGCTATTGGATTTTACTGGTCCTGACCCTCATTGCTGCGCTTTTCCTCTTTTTGACTCCGATGATCAAAAAATGGAAATGGGTAACCATCACCTTCGGAGCGTACTTCCTTCTTCTCATTGGACTTCTGTGGATCTATCCGGGGCTCATTCAACAGTACGTTGTTAGACCGAATGAACTTGCCAAAGAAAAACCCTATATTGAAAGCAATATCTCTTTTACACGTTTGGCCTACGGTTTGAATAAAGTGGAAGAAAAAATTTTCCCGGCTGACCAGGGGATCACATATAAGGACATCCAAAACAACGACAACACCATCCGGAATATCCGGCTATGGGATCGGCGTCCGTTAATTCAAACCTACAAACAATTGCAGGAAATTCGATTGTACTATGATTTTAAGAATGTCGACGTGGACCGCTATCAATTTGATAAATATACCGAGGTTGCTCTTGCCGCCCGGGAGCTTCCACCGTCACAAATTCCGAGCCGGGCGCGAACCTGGGTCAATATACATTTGATCTACACACATGGTTTTGGCGCCGTCATGAGTCCGGTGAATAAAGTTACCCCAAATGGAATGCCCGATTTTATTATCAAAAACATTCCGTCCCAGTCTTCCGTTTCTCTGAAAATTCGCACGCCGCAGATCTACTACGGCGAAGAAACGGACGAATATGCTCTGGTTAACACCAAAACGAAGGAGTTTGACTATCCCAAAGGAAATGAAAACGTTTACACCTCCTACAGCGGAAATGGTGGCGTCAGAATCTCCAGTTTACTCAGACGGGCTGTTTACGCGTGGAATTTTTCAGATATTAAGATCCTTTTAACAAGCTCTCTGACCAAAGAAAGCCGAATTATTTTCAATCGGATCATCACCAATCGCGACCAGACGATTGCTCCCTTTTTGGCCTACGATTCCGATCCCTACCTGGTTATCGGTGACGACGGAAAACTCTACTGGATTCACGATGCCTACACGACCAGCAATATGTTTCCCTATTCGGAACCCGTTTCCCAGCTTAATGCGCAAAGAGGCCTCAATTATATCCGCAACTCGGTAAAGGTTGTAATCGACGCCTACAATGGTGATGTAACCTACTACGTCATTGACCCCAAGGATCCGCTCATTCAAACGTACAAGAAGATCTTTCCAAAGCTTTTCCGGCCGTTTGCCGACATGCCCGATTTTTTAAAGAAGCATATTCGTTATCCGTCCGATATTTTCCTCATTCAGACCCAAATCTACAATACATACCACATGACGGATCCGCAGGTATTTTATAATCGGGAAGATTACTGGAACATTCCCACGGAAATCTATCAGGAAAACAAACAACTTATGTTCCCCTATTATATTATCATGAAATTGCCCGATCATTCATCCGAAGAATTCATCCTGATGCTTCCCTTAACCCCTTCCAAAAAGGACAACATGGTCGCCTGGATGTGTGCCCAATGCGATGCCCCGAATTACGGAAAAATGATTGTGTATGCCCTGCCAAAAGAAAAGCTTATTTACGGTCCCATGCAAATTGAGGCCCGCATCAATCAGAAACCGGACATCTCCTCCGAGCTGACACTCTGGGGTCAAAAAGGGTCCAGAGTCATTCGGGGTAATCTGCTGGTGATTCCCATCGAAAAGTCCTTTATTTATGTGGAGCCGGTCTACCTGCAATCGGAACAAAGTCAAATGCCGGAACTCAAACGCGTTATCGTGGCGTTTAATCAACAACTGCAGATGCGAACCACGCTGGATCAGGCCCTACAGGCCGTCTTTCTTGGCGAAAATATTTCTCCTGCTCAAACAAAAAACATCCTTCAGGGCAGGCAGCCCATAGCGGCACTTTCGAGCAAGGCCCAGCAAGCATTGGACATCTACAACCGGGCCGTTGGCTATTTAAAACAGGGGAATTGGGCCGCGTACGGACAGGAACTGAATCAATTAAAACAAATTCTTAAAGATATGGCTCAGAAAAAGTAG
- a CDS encoding YjbH domain-containing protein — protein MINLRMGFGTGVFVLLLAGTIFGQQMQPVMLIDTPTAGTLDRGSYEVGLRLYPNGGVLGHVSVGLSSRAMFGISFGGENIIGEGDIHWNPSPGIHLRYRIVDETVALPAVTVGFNSQGYGPYLKKESRYAIKSRGFFVVASKNYAFLGDLSFHGGANYSLEKGDGDTDLNFFAGVMKSLNPDLWLIAEYDFAINDNDNNSLGSGKGYLNAGFRWIFAKQLYVEFALKNILENKKNIPYANREIKIVYQEHF, from the coding sequence ATGATTAATTTAAGGATGGGTTTTGGAACCGGAGTTTTCGTTCTTTTGTTGGCGGGAACCATCTTCGGTCAACAAATGCAGCCTGTAATGCTCATCGATACGCCCACAGCCGGCACGCTGGACAGGGGAAGTTATGAAGTCGGTCTGCGGCTTTACCCGAATGGAGGCGTTCTGGGGCATGTTTCGGTCGGGTTGTCTTCCCGGGCCATGTTCGGTATTTCCTTCGGGGGGGAGAACATTATCGGTGAGGGGGATATTCACTGGAATCCCAGTCCGGGGATTCATTTGCGCTACCGGATTGTAGACGAAACGGTCGCCCTGCCGGCCGTTACGGTCGGATTTAATTCTCAGGGGTACGGCCCCTATTTGAAAAAAGAAAGTCGGTACGCGATTAAATCACGCGGGTTTTTTGTGGTGGCCAGTAAAAATTATGCGTTTTTGGGGGACTTAAGTTTTCACGGCGGGGCGAATTACAGCCTTGAAAAGGGGGACGGAGATACCGACTTGAATTTCTTTGCGGGGGTGATGAAAAGCCTGAATCCCGATTTGTGGCTCATTGCCGAGTACGATTTTGCAATCAACGATAACGACAACAATTCCCTGGGTTCCGGGAAGGGGTATTTAAATGCCGGGTTCCGCTGGATTTTTGCCAAACAGCTTTATGTGGAATTCGCGCTAAAAAACATCTTAGAAAACAAGAAAAACATCCCTTATGCCAATCGAGAAATCAAAATTGT